A region from the Candidatus Methylomirabilota bacterium genome encodes:
- a CDS encoding ABC transporter ATP-binding protein encodes MSVALLEAHGLHKRFGDHVVLEDINLAFPASQLSGIMGPNGAGKTTCFNVLTGGVRPDRGRVVFDGDDITGLPPYAIARRGLARSFQLMNVFDEYSALENVLLAAPAVRARSFNMLQDLRRNAGAQDQAAAVLARVGLRGKERVPAGRLSYGDRRALEIGLAVAAEPRLLFLDEPTSGLGTEGTARLAELVQELRRVLTLVIIEHDMAFLFRLADRISVIHWGQVIAEGTPDALRADPWLARSGLGATV; translated from the coding sequence GTGAGCGTGGCCCTGCTCGAGGCGCACGGCCTGCACAAGCGGTTCGGCGACCACGTGGTCCTGGAGGACATCAACCTGGCTTTCCCGGCGAGCCAGCTGAGCGGCATCATGGGCCCCAACGGCGCGGGCAAGACGACCTGCTTCAACGTCCTCACCGGCGGCGTCCGCCCGGACCGCGGCCGGGTCGTCTTCGACGGCGACGACATCACGGGGCTGCCGCCGTACGCCATCGCCCGCCGAGGCCTGGCCCGGTCGTTCCAGCTCATGAACGTCTTCGACGAGTACTCGGCGCTGGAAAACGTGCTGCTGGCGGCGCCCGCGGTGCGCGCGCGCTCCTTCAACATGCTCCAGGACCTGCGGCGCAACGCGGGCGCCCAGGACCAGGCGGCGGCGGTGCTCGCCCGCGTCGGCCTGCGCGGCAAGGAGCGGGTGCCGGCGGGGCGGCTGTCCTACGGCGACCGCCGCGCGCTCGAGATCGGCCTCGCCGTCGCCGCCGAGCCCCGCCTGCTCTTCCTCGACGAGCCCACCTCGGGGCTCGGCACCGAGGGGACGGCCCGCCTGGCCGAGCTCGTCCAGGAGCTGCGGCGGGTGCTGACGCTCGTCATCATCGAGCACGACATGGCGTTCCTGTTCCGCCTGGCCGACCGGATCTCGGTCATCCACTGGGGCCAGGTGATCGCGGAGGGCACGCCCGACGCGCTGCGCGCCGACCCCTGGCTGGCGCGCTCGGGCCTCGGAGCCACGGTGTGA
- a CDS encoding ABC transporter ATP-binding protein — MSVARPAPLLVLDAVRKEYARGWLRRQVTFSIQADLVFAEPAIVGMMGANGAGKTTLFELMTGSRPPTSGHVRCLGQDINTVKRRERDRLAVHYHQSYQVRRVARTRPDALLARAVSRTPVVHLFDEPQFSTQDGYIGFMIEFFCRLRRAGRLVFVCLHPTETYHLDILRELCERFIFVGEGRAWDIPDFASLLTDARVRAYLGGLMQGTIM, encoded by the coding sequence GTGAGCGTGGCCCGCCCCGCCCCGCTGCTGGTCCTGGACGCCGTGCGCAAGGAATACGCCCGGGGCTGGCTCCGCCGGCAGGTCACCTTCTCGATCCAGGCCGACCTGGTTTTCGCCGAGCCGGCGATCGTGGGCATGATGGGCGCCAACGGCGCCGGCAAGACCACGCTGTTCGAGCTGATGACCGGCAGCCGACCGCCCACGTCGGGCCACGTGCGCTGCCTCGGCCAGGACATCAACACCGTCAAGCGCCGCGAGCGAGACCGCCTGGCCGTCCACTACCACCAGTCCTACCAGGTGCGGCGCGTGGCCCGGACGAGGCCCGACGCGCTGCTGGCGCGCGCGGTGTCGCGGACGCCGGTCGTGCACCTGTTCGACGAGCCGCAGTTCAGCACCCAGGACGGCTACATCGGCTTCATGATCGAGTTCTTCTGCCGCTTGCGCCGCGCCGGCCGGCTCGTGTTCGTCTGCCTGCACCCGACGGAGACGTACCACCTCGACATCCTGCGCGAGCTGTGCGAGCGGTTCATCTTCGTCGGCGAGGGGCGCGCCTGGGACATTCCCGACTTCGCCAGCCTGCTGACCGACGCGCGCGTGCGAGCGTACCTCGGGGGCCTGATGCAGGGAACCATCATGTAG
- a CDS encoding branched-chain amino acid ABC transporter permease, translating into MTPAAESRGFAGGWLSLPMLAAFALFGTLPLWIERVGLYRYLGVEILIWCIFALGFNLLLGYTGLPSFGHGAYFGIGAYAIGLTQFHLVANLWVGLLAATLAAAAVGGGVALFISHRRGIYFALMTIAFGQMFFFIASKWTSVTGGEDGLLNIQRLPADLGLVAFDLTSNLALSYFVFATFVGVTALLWRLVHSPFGKVLRAIKQNETRMAYLGYRVFVYKWASFTLSCAVAGLAGGLFAMAQNGAYVQVMSLQWSGVVVLMALVGGGLVSFWGPVVGTVIYFVARDLLGAYTESWLLWFGLMFMLVVMFKPEGVAGLGQDAVARLGARRRARAIALQPAAGE; encoded by the coding sequence ATGACGCCGGCCGCCGAGTCCCGCGGCTTCGCCGGTGGGTGGCTGTCGCTGCCCATGCTGGCGGCCTTCGCGCTGTTCGGCACGCTGCCGCTCTGGATCGAGCGGGTGGGACTCTACCGCTACCTGGGCGTCGAGATCCTCATCTGGTGCATCTTCGCGCTCGGGTTCAACCTTCTGCTCGGCTACACCGGGCTGCCGTCCTTCGGCCACGGCGCCTACTTCGGCATCGGCGCCTACGCGATAGGGCTCACGCAGTTTCACCTCGTCGCCAACCTCTGGGTGGGCCTGCTCGCGGCGACACTGGCCGCGGCGGCCGTGGGCGGCGGGGTGGCGCTCTTCATCTCGCATCGGCGCGGGATCTACTTCGCGCTCATGACGATCGCCTTCGGGCAGATGTTCTTCTTCATCGCCAGCAAGTGGACGTCGGTCACCGGCGGCGAGGACGGCCTGCTCAACATCCAGCGACTGCCCGCCGACCTCGGGCTCGTGGCTTTCGATCTCACGAGCAACCTGGCCCTGTCGTACTTCGTCTTCGCGACCTTCGTCGGGGTGACGGCGCTGCTCTGGCGGCTGGTGCACTCGCCCTTCGGCAAGGTGTTGCGGGCCATCAAGCAGAACGAGACCCGCATGGCCTACCTCGGGTACCGGGTGTTCGTCTACAAGTGGGCGAGCTTCACGCTGTCCTGCGCCGTGGCCGGGCTGGCCGGTGGCCTCTTCGCCATGGCCCAGAACGGCGCCTACGTGCAGGTCATGAGCCTGCAGTGGTCGGGAGTGGTGGTGCTGATGGCCCTCGTCGGCGGCGGCCTGGTGAGCTTCTGGGGCCCGGTGGTGGGAACGGTCATCTACTTCGTCGCGCGGGACCTGCTGGGCGCGTACACGGAGTCCTGGCTCCTCTGGTTCGGCCTCATGTTCATGCTCGTGGTGATGTTCAAGCCGGAAGGCGTGGCCGGCCTCGGGCAGGACGCCGTGGCCCGGCTCGGGGCGCGACGGCGTGCGCGCGCCATCGCCCTGCAACCGGCGGCGGGGGAGTGA
- a CDS encoding branched-chain amino acid ABC transporter permease — translation MDLLITLGPHLLNGLALGLLFALVALGFMLIIGVMEVINLAHGSLFALGAYVAVALVTPDGGLRLAALAPYFGLPIPSRFVVALLLAPVLVAGVGMALEVCLRRTYGRDPLYGLLLTFGAALVLEELIRLVWGPTERFLPVPAAITGGITVGGLIYSVYRFFASAFAVAMILLLWLFLQRTRYGALIKAGAHDSEMVRALGVNLPRLRLLVFAFGTALAAVAGIVMAPIWGVRPHVGVDAVVPAFVVIVLGGVGSFWGAVIAGLLVGMVVGITGAFATAWSLVSMYILLIVVVTIRGRGLLGKKSVLER, via the coding sequence ATGGACCTGCTCATCACGCTGGGACCGCACCTGCTGAACGGGCTGGCGCTCGGGCTGCTGTTCGCCCTGGTGGCGCTTGGCTTCATGCTCATCATCGGCGTGATGGAGGTGATCAATCTCGCCCACGGCTCGCTGTTCGCGCTGGGCGCCTACGTCGCCGTCGCGCTCGTCACGCCGGACGGCGGCCTGCGCCTGGCCGCGCTGGCCCCCTACTTCGGGCTCCCCATCCCGTCGCGCTTCGTCGTGGCCCTGCTCCTTGCCCCCGTCCTGGTCGCCGGCGTGGGCATGGCGCTGGAGGTATGCCTGCGGCGCACCTACGGGCGCGACCCGCTGTACGGCCTGCTGCTCACCTTCGGCGCCGCGCTCGTCCTCGAGGAGTTGATCCGCCTGGTCTGGGGACCGACGGAGCGCTTCCTGCCGGTGCCGGCGGCCATCACCGGCGGCATCACGGTGGGCGGGCTCATCTACTCCGTGTACCGGTTCTTCGCGTCCGCCTTCGCGGTCGCGATGATCCTCCTCCTGTGGCTGTTCCTGCAGCGGACGCGTTACGGCGCCCTCATCAAGGCCGGCGCCCACGACAGCGAGATGGTGCGCGCGCTCGGCGTCAACCTCCCCCGCCTGCGGCTCCTGGTGTTCGCCTTCGGCACCGCGCTGGCCGCCGTGGCCGGGATCGTCATGGCCCCGATCTGGGGCGTGCGCCCGCACGTGGGCGTGGACGCGGTGGTGCCGGCCTTCGTGGTGATCGTGCTGGGCGGGGTGGGCAGCTTCTGGGGCGCGGTCATCGCCGGGCTGCTGGTCGGCATGGTGGTGGGGATCACCGGCGCCTTCGCCACCGCCTGGTCGCTGGTGTCGATGTACATCCTCCTCATCGTCGTCGTCACCATCCGCGGCCGCGGCCTGCTCGGCAAGAAGAGCGTGCTGGAGCGATGA
- a CDS encoding MIP/aquaporin family protein: MQRFNLARRLTAEAVGTALLLAAVVGSGIMGERLAGGNVALALLANTVATGAALGALILTFGPISGAHFNPAVTLADATQGGLPWREVPGYVSAQVSGAFVGVAAAHLMFSEPLFVASRHSRAGLAQAFGELVATFGLLAVIWGCARLRSSAVPLAVASYITAAYWFTSSTSFANPAVTLARSATDTFTGIRPADAPAFIVAQLVGAGAATGLFRWLIPTLPEIAPTVVVPHAQAVSQKLDPT; encoded by the coding sequence TTGCAACGATTCAATCTGGCCCGGCGACTGACCGCGGAGGCCGTCGGGACGGCGCTCCTTCTCGCGGCCGTCGTCGGCTCGGGCATCATGGGGGAGCGGTTGGCGGGCGGCAATGTCGCCCTGGCCCTCCTGGCCAATACCGTGGCGACTGGCGCCGCACTCGGCGCCCTCATCTTGACCTTCGGGCCGATCTCCGGCGCGCATTTCAACCCGGCGGTGACGCTGGCCGACGCGACGCAAGGCGGCCTCCCGTGGCGGGAGGTGCCCGGTTACGTCTCGGCTCAGGTGTCTGGCGCGTTCGTGGGGGTGGCCGCCGCGCATCTCATGTTCAGTGAACCGCTCTTCGTTGCCTCACGCCACTCGCGGGCGGGCCTGGCCCAGGCATTCGGTGAGCTCGTGGCTACCTTCGGACTGCTCGCAGTGATCTGGGGCTGCGCACGTCTGCGATCCTCTGCGGTACCCCTGGCCGTCGCCAGCTACATCACCGCAGCCTACTGGTTTACGTCATCGACCTCGTTCGCCAACCCGGCCGTCACGCTCGCGCGATCGGCGACCGATACGTTCACGGGTATTCGGCCCGCGGACGCCCCCGCCTTCATCGTCGCCCAGCTCGTGGGCGCCGGGGCGGCGACCGGGCTCTTCCGGTGGCTCATCCCCACCCTGCCCGAGATAGCGCCCACCGTCGTGGTGCCGCACGCGCAGGCCGTGAGCCAGAAGCTCGACCCTACATGA
- a CDS encoding ABC transporter ATP-binding protein, whose amino-acid sequence MLELAGIDVSYGETQVLFGVSLTVAPGEIVCLLGPNGAGKTTTLRAILGLTPARGGRIHFAGRDITRAATHEIARAGVAWVPDDRRIFPTLTVERNLTIAMKRTPFRAWSFKEVLDCFTALEYLRHRDCENLSGGEMQMVAIARALLGSPGLVLFDEPSQGLAPKVVRDVIDLIRRLKAEGVAALLVEQNAPTALAVADRVYVMDRGTIVHEGPAHELRDDPARRRRLLGV is encoded by the coding sequence ATGCTCGAGCTCGCGGGCATCGACGTCTCGTACGGGGAGACCCAGGTGCTGTTCGGCGTCTCCCTGACCGTGGCCCCGGGCGAGATCGTCTGCCTCCTCGGCCCCAACGGGGCGGGCAAGACGACGACGCTGCGGGCCATCCTCGGGCTCACGCCCGCCCGCGGCGGGCGCATCCACTTCGCTGGCCGCGACATCACGCGCGCCGCGACCCACGAGATCGCGCGGGCCGGCGTGGCCTGGGTGCCCGACGACCGCCGGATCTTCCCGACACTCACCGTGGAGCGGAACCTCACGATCGCCATGAAGCGCACCCCGTTTCGCGCCTGGAGCTTCAAGGAGGTGCTCGACTGCTTCACCGCGCTCGAGTATCTGCGCCACCGCGACTGCGAGAACCTCTCCGGCGGGGAGATGCAGATGGTCGCGATCGCACGCGCCCTGCTCGGCTCCCCCGGCCTGGTGCTCTTCGACGAGCCGTCCCAGGGGCTGGCGCCCAAGGTCGTCCGCGACGTGATCGACCTGATCCGGCGCCTGAAGGCCGAGGGTGTGGCCGCCCTGCTGGTCGAGCAGAATGCCCCGACGGCGCTGGCCGTCGCCGACCGCGTCTACGTGATGGACCGCGGGACGATCGTCCACGAAGGCCCGGCGCACGAGCTGCGCGACGACCCGGCGCGACGCCGCCGGCTGCTGGGCGTGTGA